In Sedimenticola thiotaurini, the following proteins share a genomic window:
- the alaC gene encoding alanine transaminase, which translates to MEDFSRIKRLPPYVFNIVNDLKAAARARGEDIIDFGMGNPDQPTPQHIVDKLVEAAQRKDTHRYSMSRGIPRLRRAICRWYKDRYDVELDPESQAIVTIGSKEGLAHLSLACLGPGDSVLVPNPAYPIHPYGFVIAGADIRHVPLVPGVDFFDKLQEAIVDSWPKPKMLVLNFPGNPTGQCVELDFFEKVIEIARENNIWVVHDLAYADIAFDGYVAPSILQVKGAEDIAVEFFSLSKSYNMPGWRVGFMCGNKVLVAALARMKSYLDYGMFTPIQVAAIQALEGPQDCVREIRDMYQRRRDVLCDGLNAAGWPVERPKATMFVWAKIPEQYLEMGSLEFSKKLLKDAKVAVSPGVGFGQHGDDYVRFGLIENEHRTRQAVRGIKEMIRRDAKQSEA; encoded by the coding sequence ATGGAAGATTTCAGCAGAATCAAGCGACTGCCGCCCTATGTTTTCAATATCGTCAATGATTTGAAAGCAGCGGCGCGAGCGAGGGGCGAGGACATTATCGACTTCGGTATGGGGAATCCCGATCAACCAACCCCGCAGCACATTGTTGACAAACTGGTGGAAGCGGCGCAACGCAAGGATACCCATCGTTACTCCATGTCCCGGGGTATTCCCCGGCTGCGCCGTGCCATCTGTCGCTGGTACAAGGATCGCTACGATGTGGAGCTGGATCCGGAATCCCAGGCGATTGTCACCATCGGCTCCAAAGAGGGCCTGGCCCACCTGTCCCTGGCCTGCCTGGGACCGGGCGATTCGGTACTGGTGCCCAATCCGGCCTATCCGATCCACCCCTACGGATTCGTCATTGCCGGTGCCGATATTCGGCATGTTCCGCTGGTGCCGGGCGTGGACTTTTTCGACAAGCTGCAAGAGGCCATTGTGGACAGCTGGCCGAAGCCAAAAATGCTGGTGCTGAACTTTCCCGGCAATCCAACCGGGCAGTGCGTCGAGCTGGATTTCTTCGAGAAGGTGATCGAGATTGCCCGGGAGAACAATATCTGGGTGGTGCATGACCTGGCCTATGCGGATATTGCATTCGATGGTTATGTGGCGCCTTCCATTCTCCAGGTCAAAGGTGCGGAAGATATCGCCGTGGAGTTCTTCTCACTGTCCAAGAGTTACAATATGCCCGGTTGGCGCGTCGGCTTCATGTGCGGCAACAAGGTGTTGGTGGCGGCATTGGCACGGATGAAATCCTACCTCGACTACGGCATGTTCACGCCGATCCAGGTGGCGGCCATCCAGGCCCTGGAAGGGCCGCAGGATTGCGTGCGGGAGATCCGCGATATGTACCAGCGCCGCCGGGATGTGCTCTGTGATGGATTGAATGCCGCCGGCTGGCCGGTGGAGCGGCCGAAGGCGACCATGTTTGTCTGGGCGAAAATACCGGAGCAGTACCTGGAGATGGGTTCCCTGGAGTTCTCCAAGAAACTGTTGAAGGATGCCAAGGTGGCGGTCTCTCCCGGTGTTGGATTCGG
- a CDS encoding Mth938-like domain-containing protein yields the protein MKFSVVDQSNGYTIQGYTDNSVTVNGTVFSKSLVVMAERVIPDWRPDSFQALQETDFAAFVDLRPDLVVLGTGQQQRFPDPQLYRALIEAGIGIEVMTTPAACRTYNILTSEGRRVISALLFS from the coding sequence ATGAAATTCTCAGTTGTGGATCAATCAAACGGTTACACCATTCAGGGCTACACCGACAACAGCGTGACAGTGAATGGTACGGTTTTTTCCAAAAGCCTGGTGGTTATGGCCGAGCGGGTCATTCCCGACTGGCGCCCGGACTCTTTCCAGGCGCTGCAGGAGACCGACTTTGCCGCCTTTGTCGATCTGCGCCCGGATCTGGTGGTGCTGGGTACCGGCCAGCAGCAGCGCTTCCCGGATCCGCAACTCTATCGGGCGCTGATCGAAGCCGGCATCGGTATTGAGGTAATGACCACCCCTGCCGCCTGTCGCACCTATAATATTCTCACGTCGGAGGGCCGCAGGGTGATCAGTGCCTTGCTGTTCAGCTGA
- a CDS encoding fumarylacetoacetate hydrolase family protein, producing the protein MNQILFESEQITPSKVVCIGRNYVDHAKELNNDVPDSPVIFIKPNSAICGELHAGTDQALHYEGEIALLIMDGAITGVGFGLDLTNREIQNQLKAKGLPWERAKAFDGAAVFSQFVRLSEPLESLSLELLINDKLVQQGGYGLMIFKPEFLLREISRSFTLEDGDIILTGTPKGVGAFQRGDRFQGTILAANRPLVTQEWTAL; encoded by the coding sequence ATGAACCAGATCCTGTTTGAATCTGAACAGATCACCCCATCCAAGGTGGTCTGTATCGGCAGAAACTATGTCGATCACGCCAAGGAGTTGAACAACGACGTTCCGGACTCACCGGTTATTTTCATCAAGCCCAATTCGGCCATCTGCGGTGAACTTCACGCCGGTACGGACCAGGCGCTGCATTATGAAGGGGAGATCGCACTGCTCATTATGGACGGTGCCATTACCGGGGTCGGCTTCGGACTGGACCTGACCAATCGGGAGATTCAAAATCAACTGAAAGCCAAGGGACTCCCCTGGGAGCGGGCCAAGGCGTTCGACGGTGCCGCCGTCTTCAGCCAGTTTGTGCGGCTCTCGGAACCGCTCGAATCGCTCAGCCTGGAGCTGCTTATCAACGACAAGCTGGTTCAACAGGGTGGCTATGGGTTGATGATCTTCAAACCGGAGTTTCTGCTGCGGGAGATATCCCGCAGTTTCACCCTGGAGGATGGCGATATCATTCTGACCGGGACCCCCAAGGGGGTTGGCGCCTTCCAGCGGGGAGACCGGTTCCAGGGTACGATTCTGGCCGCTAACCGACCACTGGTCACCCAGGAGTGGACCGCTCTCTAG
- a CDS encoding PaaI family thioesterase — protein sequence MNQLTHYAPDDVQAVMEQLPQIRALRLTVVDMQRGSCLFRVEYAPHLVGNLESGVIHGGVITTLLDSAGGAAAFSVAPLNSTVATLDLRIDYLKKAEPGKSILGFAECYRQTPHILFVKGHAYHDQPEDPIAHFVASFMIGSTGPASDA from the coding sequence ATGAATCAATTAACACACTATGCACCGGATGATGTTCAGGCGGTGATGGAACAGTTGCCACAGATCCGGGCACTGAGGTTGACCGTGGTGGATATGCAGCGGGGCTCCTGCCTGTTCCGGGTCGAATACGCCCCCCACCTGGTGGGTAACCTGGAAAGCGGCGTGATCCACGGTGGCGTTATCACCACCCTGCTGGACAGTGCCGGTGGTGCCGCCGCCTTTAGCGTGGCGCCACTCAACTCCACTGTGGCCACCCTGGACCTGCGGATCGACTATCTGAAAAAGGCGGAGCCGGGAAAATCCATACTGGGCTTTGCCGAGTGCTACCGACAGACCCCGCACATACTGTTCGTAAAGGGCCACGCCTACCACGACCAGCCGGAGGACCCGATTGCCCATTTTGTCGCCAGTTTCATGATTGGCTCAACAGGACCCGCCTCTGATGCATAA
- a CDS encoding PaaI family thioesterase produces MHNSESSLFEKVMALKAAGEFAAISALIPYSAFVGLELVSDDQGLTTILRAKPSNVGNSSIPAVHGGVVGAMLEHAGVMHIIHECEISRFPRIINISVDYLRPCLGNQDTFARGYLIRQGRSVSNVRIEAWQADRQRPVAAAHAHFLMG; encoded by the coding sequence ATGCATAACAGTGAATCCTCGTTGTTTGAAAAAGTGATGGCGCTGAAAGCGGCCGGTGAGTTTGCCGCTATCAGTGCCCTAATCCCCTACAGTGCCTTTGTCGGGCTCGAACTGGTTTCAGATGATCAGGGCCTGACCACCATTTTACGCGCAAAGCCGAGTAATGTTGGGAATAGCAGCATTCCCGCAGTGCATGGCGGTGTGGTTGGTGCGATGCTGGAACACGCCGGGGTGATGCACATTATCCACGAGTGTGAAATCAGCCGCTTCCCGAGGATTATCAATATTTCCGTGGATTACCTGCGACCCTGTCTGGGTAACCAGGATACCTTCGCCAGGGGTTACCTGATCAGGCAGGGCCGCAGTGTGTCCAATGTTCGGATAGAGGCGTGGCAGGCGGATCGGCAGCGACCGGTGGCTGCTGCCCATGCCCATTTTCTGATGGGTTAG